The Amaranthus tricolor cultivar Red isolate AtriRed21 chromosome 2, ASM2621246v1, whole genome shotgun sequence genome contains the following window.
gaaatttttttactaTAGCGCCTAGccaaataaagataaaatagcAACACAATTTTTAGACAATCAAATAATGATAATTCAATATAGAAGACATTAAAAAGTCTAAAATGCATCATACTACAAAAAAGATTTCCAAATGActcaaataatatacaaaatattaagaGTACAAAAATAAAGAACATGTTAAGTAAACAAAcattagtttttgttttgtttgtgcGCCCAAATGGAGAagttttactctttttttaaggaaaaattacccaaaataatccaaccttttactGGTTTCCTActataatctcaacttttgattaaatatgaataattccaactattgTGGGTGTTGTTAAGAATGCACCAAGGTGACCTCTAACCTATACAATTGTAACACCTCGTTAATATATATTCactcttaaaaataaatataaattaaattatttgattgTGTGACGTGTGACGTGTGATGTGTCACCGTCTTGTGTCAACGTGTTTGTTGTATGACGTGTCTGTCACATGTCGTTTTAGCGTAATGCTTACATTTATCAATTGGATAAGGTTAATACATGAATAGATAAGATGTTAATAACAGTTATTAAGTTGCTCATGAgtaagaaggggaggatgaagAGTCATTTActtaatgatttttataaagAGTCATGATTATCAGTAGCTATTCAAACCTTaaacctttcatttctaaaCCAGCAACCAAAGAATTCGGATTTTATAAGTATATACTATACTCTAAATGCATAAGATGAACATTACAATTGTAAGAAAATTCTCTGTAGACTCTTCAAAtggaaaattcaaaatttatactTAAGAAACTCTTCTATTTTTCTTGGAATACCAAGAAGATTCTGAAATTTAGTAGCACTTATCACCTTACCTTTAATACTCCTTATGAACAACTGTTCACCATCCATAATTCATTTATACATAGACACCACTTTACTAATCTTATACTCATTCCATCAAAGCATCAAacacaaaatcagaaaaaactTTAGAGAGTTTATAATAGTGAGAGTTCTTGGGTGCAAAAGAAAAAGGGCAAGGAGAAGGATTGAGTTTATATTCATTTTGGAGTTCTAGAATCAAGTTATACTATTCCCATATTTGTAACTCATTTTAATCCTTAAGACCTTTATAGttgtataaattcttacattcAAATGCTTACATAAAAACATGTTCATATAGTTTGGTATGTGTGTTCAATTAGTAAATCATAGTTGTAGGAGTGCCCATGATAAAATATGTAAATTGACTAGCCTTTGATTTATTGGTTatgaatatattataatttataaataaaataacataaaattcaaGAAACAAAATATCAAGTTGTGTGGTAGAGTATGTCCTTTGTTATGAAAACTTATGAAAAGAATTCCATACAAGTATATGTATTTTTGAAAGATAAGAATTTTATGTGTGAGAATGGAATATAACTTATATAcatgaatatatataaatataaataaatatatatgttaaaaaaaaaaaaccaaaattgtTTTTTAGAAGAAAAAGACGAGTCGTCGCCTAAAGCTATGACTCATCGCCAGTGTTCTGAACTGGCAGAATTCGTTCAAGAAGAAAGAGACGACGAGGTGGTGCTTATGCGACGACTTGTCGCTAACCTCTGGTTGGTTTTTCCTCGTTTTGCATTTTTACTTCAACAATTATGAAACTTAGTACCTAAGATAGTTAGTACACTTTGAACACAGCAATGATGTCGGAATTTTCATTCGatgtaaataattttatgtaaaagcCAAATTACGTAGAAGTCGTACATTGAACTTATAAACTATGACATTGGTGTATAAACccttgtgtgtgtgtgtgtgttgtttTGAAATGAAATTAGTGTGGTATGAGACATGTATTAGTGCATGTTTTGATACGTGGCTCTATGTTTGTTTGGTAGGACCTCGGTTCATAAGGGGTCAGTTAAGGCTTTGAATTGAAGCttgtgtgtgttgattgtgCCAATAAGGTATGTCACACTTAGACTTTGCATGACTATGCAACTGTTATAATTGAGTAATGTAATTTCATCCAAGTGTGTGATATTACTTTTCACTTAAGGGTTAGACACCCCGAATAATTGAAAACGagttaaatgaaaatttgaggatggttgTTATTATCGTCCGCATGGGTTGTATATGGGATTTGGATACccttatgtgtttgttattatgGAATTTGGGCTCATGGTAGGGTCCTAATAAGGGCCACCAtggggggtatgcatactcttACCTTGACGATCCCGTTAAATTGTCGGGCAATGTCTTGGTCAGGAAGTTGCTTTGAGATTAACTCTCCCATGTGTATTCTTCCAAAATTTTACTTCGGCGACTCGAACATGACGGGCAACGTCATAAGTTGGGAATTTGGATGATGGGTCAATAGAACGAAGATTAGAGCCTTTGTATGCTAGGATGAACGCATTGCTTGTTTgactattcattgttcatgtACTATGTCTCTGACGTGTACGTTGTTCTTTGaacctgcgatgatgttgtcgTAATGATAACTAGCAGAGTGATTGACAGGAGGGGAGGTAAGAGGTGCGTGTGAGATGACTCATAGGAAACCACCGTCCTTATTAGTCCTTTATTATGTCAACAGTTTTAATCTTTTGAACATTagtttttatattatcgagGCCACGAGGCTCTCAAGTTGTAAGACTATATTTTCAGCTGCAATTTATTTAAACATGTTGAACGTTATTTCTTTATTCTTAGAACGTAATCAATCCTTTGTCTAGTTTGACTTTTAATTGTCTGAGTTTCTACCTGAAGTTTCTTATATAAATATGCGAGTTGCCTTTATTTGGACTATTACAACAATAAGTCCtttgcataaaaaaattaaaaagtaaatacaaaattaaatcataaaaaattaaaaaaaatatataaaagagaaatcaagtaagtttatttctttgatctaacttttaatttttaataattttgatttttattttgtttttccaGTTTTGTAAAAATTAATCTTCAAAAACTAATCATTATTTGGGCAATTATGTTAATGGATAAGTTACCtcaaattgaaattattcacggttaatcaaaagttagaatcattgtaggaaaatcaatgaaaagtTGGATAATTCTAGGTAATTAAACCTTTTATCTAACAGATGCACAACCCAACGGGTCCAACATGACCTTCACTCGACCGACCCGTTTTTAATGGGTTTCTCGAGTTCGATCATTTTTCTTGAATTTCAACCCAACTTTATCGGTTGGGTTTCAGATCAATTTTAGGGTCGAATGAATTTTTCCCAAGTCTACATCTGCATCATCAGAAGCATCTGCATCATCAGAAGAGGTAGCGGAGACATCGAACCAACAAGAAAATGACGACCAGGATTATGCATGTCAAACATAACGATCAACAACTTAAAGTAAAAAGTAACGTGAGCTTTATTTCCTTTACGATACGTAAGGAGCTTAGTATTCCATAGAGATACTAAGtttaagtatatttttttccctttttattaattttatttttttctttctttttagtagatattttaataatgaactAACAGTAAATTTTGATAATAATCAACAAAGATACGTACTTTATATAACTTTTTGTATTTAACTCTTATCGAAAATAACTCTTATCGAAAATATTtatatagcaagtatttcaaatcttattattataaggCTGCCACGCAAGGCGGTATGAGGCAAGTGGATATGGGCAAAGTGGGATTTGAAATAGGTAAGACCTTAAACCCATGGCCCATGGATTTCATTCTCATGTTCGTATATACACATAATCCACCAAATTCATACATACACTAAATGAGACAAATACGTTGCCAATGCTATTAAGCCATCCATAAGCCCACCCTATAttctttcaataaaaaaaagcctatcctatattaatttaaaaaaaaaaaattgttaattgttatacaACTAGAAAGAACAAAACGTACACATGAACATCAAAGGTAGGAATAGGATTTCTATgaaacaaaaaagcttaaaaatgaaGAGCCATCTACGCTGATTGATCCTAAACAACCATTGGACCCGTAGGTGGAATTATATCTGGTAAGGGTGTCGAAGGTGGTGGAAATATTTCCGGTGCATCCGGTGGGTAAACATCAGGTGGCTGCCGTGGCGGAACTTCAGGTGGTGGAATTATATCAGGTTGAGGAGGTGATGGAATCGGAGGGTCGGGAAGGTCTGGTCCTGGTCCTGGTGGATCCGGTATGGGATCAGGTAGTGGTACAGACACAGGCGGTTTGATCTCCGGTTCAGGAGTGACAATAAACTCATCCGGATACGTCTTGATATCGGGTATCTCCGATGGGGTGGCTGGATCAACCTCGACTTCTGGAATGCGCTTTGATGGAAACTCCGGTGGAGTTGTAAATGTGGCCATGGACATGGTCATGGATATGGTGGATGACCTTATTGGGCTTGTGTTTAAGATTATTAGGTTAGGATTCATTGGGGTTGTTGTACTGTATAATTTGTGGGCAGATTTTGAAAGTAGAATAGATTTCTTGAGGAAGGTGACGGTCATAAACGAAACTGATTGAATAGAGCTGCTCATcttgtttgattgtttgatcAATTTGCACAAACTGAAAATCAAGCACAGCAAACTCGGACTTCTTTCTGTTGCTTGCATTGGGAATTTGTTGGGAAGACTATGGTTCATAGTTAGCTTAAGAAAATGACACGCGGAATGTTACATTTGACACGTGCTCTTTCATCGCGATGTGCCTTTCATCTATCTAACGGAAAACATTAAATATTACTCCTctaagttactaatctcatttggttttttcagatgttaataatattttaatttttaatatctttaattttttttaattaaaaattatgaaaaatttatataaataatttttgcattgagatgaatcaaataagatcctacatgattatattttagattacaaattaaaaataaaatacagattaaaaGTGATAAACGAATAGTAaccaaaaacatgaaaaaactagcttgaataggagggagtatatgagTTACCTCGTTGTCACACGCACTTTATATATTAGttaaatactttttttgttttaaaatatctACAATATTAAACTTTTCAAGCAGttaatacactaatttaatcttaaatatcatttattatgttaaatcataaaaaattataaaaatttaatatcaataatttgCTGATTAACTATTTAATTCACAATTGCTGCTGCTTTTACTTGCTTCACAACTTGTGCCATTTTCTTCTCTTATTTTCTGAAAATATTATAGTGAAATTAAATCACTTTTTATTTAACGGTAACTACCATCCACCAGAAAAGAGTTTCGTGGACTAGCATCTTTTGTTTAATGCCCTCACGGAATCAaagtttgtttttattttgattttttcaagattttcttctgaatttttgttattgattcgtttttggtttttttttttttttttttttttttttttttttttttgtttagattGTTCTCGCTTTTAGAGAGTAATTGCAatgtttttcttcttatttttttgtttttgtttacatTGTTATTGGATTAttgattgatttgttttgtGATCTGTCTGTCGATTGCTCTACAATTTGAACTGGTAAACTTATGCGTTTTTTCTAGGTTTTTGGAATTCTATTTCCATTATTCGATCGTTTGTTCTAGTTAAGTGGAGTTATTGAGTTGAAAGATcctattttagtttgattgtttGCATTTTgatcttatattattattttgtctgTGGTGATCGTTAACGTAATTTGTTTTTACCTAACATATTCTTAATCTAAGCGAAGTGTTTTTTTTTCCCTACTTATTCCTTTATTTATAGTTGCTTATCTTTTTAGTGTGTGTATCTGTTCTAACCTTTGTTGGATCTTGGCTTGTTTGTGTTTGAGTTAACGGCGTCATGTCTTTACCATCTGGTCTGGTCCAAGGGTAGTCGAGTATAGAGTTAAGGTAGACTAATGGTAACCTAAGGTCAGGTCCAAGGAGGGGGGCATAGGGGGCAACGTAAGTAGGATGTGGAACTAAGAGTGGAAATTTGAAACATAGGCATGCTACAAGCCAAGTCGTTGGAGTTGGTGACTGAACTTTCTAAATACAAGATTCAAGTGGCTTTGCATTCAGGAAACTAGGTGGAGGGGTCAAAAAGCAAGCGTTTTAAAAGGTTATAAGC
Protein-coding sequences here:
- the LOC130805593 gene encoding protein TRACHEARY ELEMENT DIFFERENTIATION-RELATED 7A-like; translation: MATFTTPPEFPSKRIPEVEVDPATPSEIPDIKTYPDEFIVTPEPEIKPPVSVPLPDPIPDPPGPGPDLPDPPIPSPPQPDIIPPPEVPPRQPPDVYPPDAPEIFPPPSTPLPDIIPPTGPMLLIVMFDMHNPGRHFLVGSMSPLPLLMMQMLLMMQM